One window of the Amycolatopsis mediterranei genome contains the following:
- a CDS encoding phenylacetate--CoA ligase family protein, with protein MDLGRQTRVRQAFDTFFGAAEPPSENPVLALFHRTAETVPAYRKFLREHGIEPQTVTTMADFERLPRTDKAGYHRKYPLPELLRGGTFDDLDMIAVSSGSSGHPTVWPRALEDELHVARRFEQVLAGAFAADRRRTLAVVCFPLGTWVGGLFTTACVRHLAAKGCPITVVAPGNNKAEILRVLPELAPHFDQVVLLGYPPFVKDVVDTGLAEGLDWPAYAIKLVLAGEVFSEQWRELVTRRAGIADPVRDIASLYGTADAGVLGNETPVSASIRRFLAGRPELAREVFGDARLPTLVQYDPASRFFEVHEGTLVFTADGGIPLIRYHIADDGGLLPHAELLAFCAEHGFTPPPGPELPFVYVFGRSLFTVSFFGANVYPENVTVGLEQPGISDTVTGKFVIESVEDADRDRRLRLTVETAPGATADPARIAAAVRAELVRLNSEFAHYVPAERQLPDVVLRPAGDPEYFPVGVKHRYTRPA; from the coding sequence CGGAAAACCCCGTCCTCGCGCTCTTCCACCGCACCGCGGAAACGGTGCCCGCGTACCGGAAGTTCCTGCGGGAGCACGGGATCGAGCCGCAGACCGTCACGACGATGGCCGACTTCGAGCGGCTGCCCCGCACCGACAAGGCCGGCTACCACCGGAAGTATCCGCTGCCCGAACTGCTCCGCGGTGGCACGTTCGACGACCTCGACATGATCGCCGTCTCCTCGGGCTCCAGCGGCCATCCGACCGTCTGGCCGCGGGCGCTCGAAGACGAACTGCACGTCGCCCGCCGCTTCGAACAGGTGCTGGCCGGCGCCTTCGCCGCCGATCGGCGCCGCACGCTCGCCGTCGTCTGCTTCCCGCTCGGGACCTGGGTGGGCGGCCTGTTCACCACCGCGTGCGTGCGGCACCTCGCCGCCAAGGGCTGCCCGATCACCGTCGTGGCGCCCGGCAACAACAAGGCGGAGATCCTGCGGGTGCTGCCCGAGCTCGCACCGCACTTCGACCAGGTGGTGCTGCTGGGCTACCCGCCGTTCGTCAAGGACGTCGTCGACACCGGCCTGGCCGAAGGCCTCGACTGGCCCGCGTACGCGATCAAGCTGGTGCTGGCGGGCGAGGTGTTCAGCGAGCAGTGGCGCGAGCTGGTGACCCGGCGGGCCGGGATCGCCGACCCGGTCCGCGACATCGCGTCGCTGTACGGCACGGCCGACGCGGGGGTGCTCGGCAACGAAACCCCGGTGTCGGCGAGCATCCGGCGGTTCCTCGCCGGCCGCCCGGAGCTGGCCCGCGAGGTCTTCGGCGACGCGCGCCTGCCGACGCTGGTGCAGTACGACCCGGCGAGCCGCTTCTTCGAGGTGCACGAGGGCACCCTCGTCTTCACCGCGGACGGCGGCATCCCGCTGATCCGCTACCACATCGCCGACGACGGCGGGCTCCTGCCGCACGCCGAGCTGCTCGCCTTCTGCGCCGAGCACGGCTTCACACCGCCGCCGGGGCCGGAGCTGCCGTTCGTGTACGTGTTCGGCCGCTCGCTGTTCACGGTGTCGTTCTTCGGCGCGAACGTCTACCCGGAGAACGTCACCGTGGGCCTGGAGCAGCCCGGCATCAGCGACACGGTGACGGGCAAGTTCGTCATCGAGTCGGTCGAGGACGCCGACCGCGACCGCCGGCTGCGCCTCACCGTCGAGACGGCACCGGGCGCCACCGCCGACCCCGCCCGGATCGCGGCCGCCGTGCGTGCCGAGCTGGTGCGGCTGAACAGCGAGTTCGCGCACTACGTCCCCGCGGAGCGGCAGCTGCCCGACGTCGTCCTGCGCCCGGCGGGCGACCCCGAGTACTTCCCGGTCGGCGTGAAGCACCGCTACACGCGGCCGGCTTAG